CAGGCACGCGTGAATAAAGTGGCAAGTTGAAAATCAGAATGAACAGAATGGTTTAGTTGAGTCTGGTTAACTTAGGTAAAAGAGCTTATTTGATCATATCCATGAAACGATTTTGTCCATTGTTATAAGTTCTTTCTTAGAACATCCAAGATTGAACGTGCCAACTCCGGAGCATTGTCCAATGCTCTGGCTTTTTAACTGAAAATCATTAATATGCGCCAGTTTAACAGAATAATCATGAAACCGTATCAAGTTGCCTGCTTTGGAGAAGTATTATGGGATATACTTCCAGATAAAAAATTGCCGGGTGGAGCCCCTATGAATGTGGCTTATCACCTGCAGAAACTGGGAGTACCAGTCGCGATGATATCGTCGACAGGGGATGATGCAGATGGAGATGACCTCCGACAGGTCATGCAACTGCTACAGCTGGATACCACGTTTATCCAGAGAGATCCGGCACACGAAACCGGAAAAGTGTATGCCCGCCTGGCAGCCACAAATGAAATGCAATACGAAATAGTTCAACCAGTAGCCTGGGATTTTATACAGTCTTCAGCTGGCCTGCAGGAAATTGCAAAAACGCCGGGATACCTTGTATTTGGGAGTCTGGCTTCGAGAAATGAGGTAAGTAGAGAGACCTTGCTATCACTGCTGGATGGTGATCGTACACTGGTACTGGATATTAACCTGCGCCCGCCTCATTTTACGCAGGAACTGGTGGAATTACTTTTACAACAATGTCAGATCCTGAAAATCAATGAGGCAGAACTGAAATTGATAGGAGACTGGTACCAGTTTCCGGCAGATATGGAAGAAAGAGTGCTTGCATTTAGCCAGAAATATGACATACCTACCATCATCGTGACACTGGGGGATAAAGGGGCGGCTTTACTTGTAGAAAACGTCTTTTATCAGCATCCGGGATATCAGGTAACGGTGGCAGACACGATTGGCAGCGGCGACGCATTCCTGGCTGGTTTCCTTTACAACAGGATTATCAATACACCACCAGCAATCACACTGGCTTACGCTTGTGCATTGGGAGCACTGGTAGCCTCGTACCATGGCGGTTGTCCGGCATATAATCCGGATGAAATCATTGCCCTGATCAACAGGTAAAGTGATAGAATATTCTTAATTCATCAACAATTCATACCATCCATTGAGTTTACTGGAAAACCCCAGTTGACTTTTATTATATTTAACTCATGTCTCAACTTATCCGTCATGTGATTGCAGGATTGGGATTGGCGTGTCTGAGCCTCCCTTCCTATGCACAAAAGAAAGCAGCCTATCTGGCTCCCAGACAATATCAGGTTTATCAGACCACCACACCCATTAAGCTGGATGGAAAACCAGACGAAGCGGCCTGGCAAAAGGCTGAATGGAGTCAGGATTTCACAGACATAGAAGGGGATAAACAACCTGCCCCTGCTATGCGCACAAGGCTAAAAATGCTGTGGGACCAGGATCATTTGTACATTCTGGCTGAACTGGAAGATGCCAATATCTGGGCCACTCTCCACCAGCATGATACCATCATTTACCATGACAATGATTTTGAAATATTCGTAGATCCGGATGGCGACACCCATCAGTATTTTGAATTAGAGATCAATCCTTTTAATACAGTGATGGATCTGTTCATGCCCAAGCCTTACCGTGAAAACGGAGATGCACTCATGAACTGGGATGCACAAGGCATGCGCACAGCTACACATATAGACGGCACACTAAATAAACCAGGCGATAAAGACAAAAAATGGACGGTAGAAATGTCTATTCCATTCAGTGCATTCGGTTTCTTTAACCAACATATCAGAATTAAAGACAGTACCATGTGGAGAATCAACTTCTCCAGGGTAGAATGGGATACTGATATCGTGAATGGTAAATATGTAAAGCGTAAGGATAAAACTACCGGCAAGCCATTGCCAGAACATAACTGGGTATGGTCTCCACAGGGCATCATCAATATGCACGCACCAGAGAAATGGGGTTACCTGTTCTTCGTACAAAAACCGGTAGGCAGTACACCGGTTAAAATAGCTATCCCTTCTATCGAGGAAGCAAAGGAAAATCTCTGGGAAGTATATCATCAGCAAAATGCTTACCGCCAGTCACACGGACGTTATGCTACATCACTGAGTGACCTAGGTCTCACTGAAACAACATTTACTGCCTATGGTATTACTTATACATTGTCTATGGAAGCAATTTCAGGACAATTTACCGCTACGATCAGCGACAAGACAGGCATGCACAAAGCCAGTATAGATCAGGAAGGAAAGGTAACAACTCAAAAACACTAACAACATTACTACAGGTCCAATACTATGAACAAACGTAATTTCCTTAAATCAGTCGGCATTGGCAGCGTAGCCATGATGGGTGCCGGACTTCCTGCTATCGTAAAAGCAGAAAAAACAGATGCTGCAGATGCTACTGCTACCAAAATCAAACACCGCGTTTGGATCAATCCAGATGAAAAGGATACTGATGCAGATATTCGTCAACGCTATGCCGCTTATAAAAAAGCAGGTATCGGTGATATCATGTTTGAAGCAGACAGCGAAAGACATTTCAGAATTGCAAAAGAGAACGGTATCAAAGCACACCGCTGGATCTGGACTATGAACAGGGGAGAGAAGGAGTTGCTGGCAAGCCATCCGGAGTGGTATGCGCAGAACCGCAAAGGTGAAAGCTGCGCTACACATCCTCCTTACGTAGGCTATTATCGCTGGCTATGCCCAAGCAAACCCGAAACGGTCAACTACCTGAAAGAACAGGCTGAAGCAGCGTTGTCAAAAGATTATGTAGATGGATTACACCTGGATTATGTAAGATATTGTGATGTGATTCTGCCCGTAAACTTATGGAGTAATTACGGTATTGATCAGTCAAAAGAATTACCGGAATACGATTTCTGCTATTGCGAAACCTGCAGAACTAAGTATAAAGATCTGTATGGCAAAGATCCGCTGGAACTCCAACACCCTGACCAGAGTCCTTCCTGGCGTAAGTTCAGGTATGACCGAATTACAAACGTTGTGACCAACCTGGCGGACGTAGCGAAAAAACATAAGAAACCTATTTCAGCAGCAGTATTTCCAACACCTGAAATTGCTAAACGCATTGTAAGACAGGATTGGACTAACTGGCCATTGAATGCAGTATGTCCCATGATATATCATGGATTCTACCAGGAAGGTGTGGGTTGGATAGGCGATGCAGTAGCTGAAGGTATCAGGGGATTGGATGGTCGTTTCCCTCTGTATGCAGGTTTGTACCTGCCGGATTTCAATGGTAACATGGCTGACCTGGAGAAGGGTATCCGGCTCGCGATACAGCATGGTGCATCTGGTGTATCACTGTTTGGTGGTGTGACACCTGAGGTATTGCAGGCATTGCAAAAAGCGACTGTATAAACATATCATTTTGCATTTGGTAAAAAGACCGGGGATCTTTGCAGGTCCCCGGTTTTTTATGTGTATATGAAAAACATGTTTGTATATTCAAAGACCAGGATTGGTCTTTGCTGAGTTAAGCTAAACATGAGCCGTTGTATATGTAACATTTCAATAATGGCAGGTAATAATTCTTTTTTCTTATTGGATAAATTGAATCAGGAACCATGAATAGTTCCTGCGTGTTTGGTCCTCGATTTGTTACTTATGACTTGTATATAGACACATCCTTAGACCAGGAATGGAGCAAGGATTTTTTTTTGAGATGAGATAGTATATGTTCATCGAAATATTTTTTTGAATACTGTTTTTGAATACTGATTTAAAAAAATCCGGCTACCAGGATTAGCATCCGGTTACACATATGAATTATCCCCTATTTTAATATCATTTTAATTAGATCATCCATAGGATCGAATATAATTCAATAAGATACCGGGTTTCAGGAATGAACCCCGGGGTATGTATTATAAGCTGTTGTTAATAGTGGGTACTATTAATAACCCGTTATGAAAACATCTATGTATGAACCCAAAATCAAAATCTTTGCTAAAGAAAATAGGAGGCAATAGTCATCCCTCTCTGCTCTCAAAGACAGTACCCTCTCTGCTCTCAAGGACAGCAGGTGGCAATACTCATCCCTTTTCTGCAATCCGAGACAGTAGACAGCAATACTCCTCCTCTCTTCAACTCCCAAAAAGTTAAAGACCAGGTATCAGTAATAATTCCCGGGTTTTATATTTCTACTATACCCTATGAGAAATTTACCGCTCTGACAAACAGAAAATTGAGAGCAACACTCTTTTGAAGCGCTGTTTTGGCAAATAATGTGGTAATGGAAATCTTGTATATAAATGAATAAGCTGTGTCATCTTTAACATAGGTTGTGGTTAACTATTATCAATTGTACAACTCGAATTTACATCATACTTTTCGGTTTTCCTTACGCCATTTCGTTCATTCCTACATGTTAGTGTTCACCTTGTTCATTCCTAAATAAAAAAATTCATGAAAGAGGGAGTTCACCAACAGCCATGAAAACCATTTCAGAAAAAAAGGCCGGCTGGTTCAAACCAGCCAGCCTGTAATCTTGCCTGGTCCCGGTGGAGGCAACCAATACCTACCCCCAACCGGGTAACAGGCCGCATCAAAATTCCACCACAATCCTATCCGCACTATTTTTTATGCTCAATGCCTGCACCTGGCAAACAGCTGTTGTGGCATAACCACCCTGTGGATCAAAACGGGAAATAGGAGAGAGGAAACTGATGCCGGAAGATTGTATAGGTTGTACCCCACCATTGACTTTCACCTGCTGCAATGAGCCAAACCCATGCAGTATCATTTTGATATTACTAAACTTTGAAGTGTAGCTGCCTGTGGCTTTATCAAGAATCAGCTGGTGATCATAGCGTATTGTTCGCTTGTAATAACCACCATTTTCATAATCATATGTCTGCCCATCATCTTCATAATAAATAATCGCATTGGCGGTATCACCTTTATACACATGCAGGTACAACGTATCATTTGGCCGCTCCGCCGTAGTCTGTACCAGTGATTGCATCGGTATTATACTGCCTGCTTTTACATATACTGGTAGCTCATGCATCCCCAGTTTATTGATCCTTATCTGCCCGCCTGCTATCGGTTCATCAGTATACAGATCATACCAACCACCCGGTGGAAAATAGATTTCTCCATACTGTTGGTTACTTTCAAAAGGTGCGATCATAAATGCATTACCCAACTGAAACTGTTGCTGGAAACGGTTGTCATACACACGCGCATCCTGTGTATAATTGATCGCCAATGAACGCATCACTGGCATACCCGTCTCCATCGCTTCATAAAACACACAATAGATATATGGCAATAACCGGTAGCGCAGATTGATATAATTCCGCGACACCTCCAGCGCTTCTTCTCCAAATGCCCATGGCTCTGCCGATTTAGTATTGACAGCTGTATGATTTCTGAAATAAGGCAGGAAAGCTCCCAGCTGCATCCATCGTGTATAAAGACCAACTCCTGCATTGCCAGTAAAGCCACCGATATCCATTCCCGTAAACGGTACGCCACTTATGCCCAGGCTATTCATGATACGTACCCCTGCCAGCATATGATCATCTTCAGCCCTGTTATCACCGGTCCAGATGGCTGAATAGCGCTGTAAACCCGCATACCCGGCTCTTGTAAGTATGAACGGCCGTTTATTCATTGCCGCCCGCGCGCCTTCATAACTCGCCCTCACCATTTCCAATCCATATACATTATGCGCCTGCCTGTGTGTAGTACCATGGCCATCAAAATCAAACAACACATTATCCGGCATCTTCTGTCCCCAGGTCGCGATCTCATTCATATCATTCCAAAACCCGGCTACCCCTACATCTACATATGACTTCAATTGCTGCTTCCACCAGTTACGTCCTTTCTCACTCGTAAAATCAGAAAAGTGGCACCAGCCAGGCCAAACCTGCCCGGAATACAATTGTCCATCTACATACTTGATGAACACATTTTCCTGCACACCATTTTCGTAAGCTTCATAATCTCTCTCTACTTTAATTCCAGGGTCATTGATAACAGTGAGTTGAAATCCCTGCTGCTTTAGTTTACTGATCATTCCTGCCGGATCAGGAAAACGATTTTTATCCCATGTAAACAGTTTATAAGCATCCATATAATGGATATCCAGTGTAATCCCATCTGCTGGTATTTTCTTCTCTCTCAGTGTCTGTGCAATACGTAACACCTCCTGATCGGGATAATAGCTATATCGGTTCTGCTGATAACCCAGGCTCCACAATGGCGGCATATGTATTCTACCTGTCAACCCTGTATAAGCTTGTATAATACCTGCCACAGAAGGCGCATGAATAAAGTAATAATTCATTTCACCCCCTCTCGCAGCAAAGGATGAAAAACGATTATTACTGGCGCCGAAATTGAAATCCGACTGGTACGTATTATCCAGGAAAATTCCATAATCCAATCCATGATGAATACCTATATAAAAAGGAATAGTGCTGTAAAGCGGATCCTGATCCGTTCTATAACCAAATACATCGGAGTTCCAGTTTGTATAGGCAGTACCTGCTCTATCCAGTGGTCCGTTCTTCTCTCCCAAACCAATAAAGCGCTCTTCAGGCTGCATTTTCCTGTACGCCGTCACAGTATTATCTACCCATGAAGTCGTTAATCCGTTTTCTTCTTCGTTGATGGGCTGACCATCCGGAGTATAAAAAGAAATGGAGAAAGGCCGTTTACTTATACGGGCTTGTATAAGTGTGGTGGTAATGTTGATCTGGTCATTCGTTGCTTTGATAGTCGCTGACCCTGGAGATGGAAGGGCGATAACCGCATAAGAAAAATCATCCCCCAGTGGCTGCCGGTCCATTCTTACCCTGATCACGCTATCATTGTATATACTTATCTGTACATAAGCATTTGTAGTTGTAAGGTTCACCTGGCCTTTTCCAATGCGTACCTGTTTTACATCGCCAGCATTTACGACACCATTCTGGGCAAAGAGCGCCCTGCTGCCTGGTAGCGTTGTCAACACTACCATAGCAATCCAAACTAATCTGTTCATAAGATGACTTTAACAACATCAGCCGACGGCGACAGATCCGTCAGCTGATGTATGTGATTAATAACCTGCGTTCTGAACCAGGTTCTTATTAACCGAAAGGTCGCTGGTGGGAATAGGGAATAA
This Chitinophaga sancti DNA region includes the following protein-coding sequences:
- a CDS encoding carbohydrate kinase; the encoded protein is MKPYQVACFGEVLWDILPDKKLPGGAPMNVAYHLQKLGVPVAMISSTGDDADGDDLRQVMQLLQLDTTFIQRDPAHETGKVYARLAATNEMQYEIVQPVAWDFIQSSAGLQEIAKTPGYLVFGSLASRNEVSRETLLSLLDGDRTLVLDINLRPPHFTQELVELLLQQCQILKINEAELKLIGDWYQFPADMEERVLAFSQKYDIPTIIVTLGDKGAALLVENVFYQHPGYQVTVADTIGSGDAFLAGFLYNRIINTPPAITLAYACALGALVASYHGGCPAYNPDEIIALINR
- a CDS encoding carbohydrate-binding family 9-like protein — its product is MSQLIRHVIAGLGLACLSLPSYAQKKAAYLAPRQYQVYQTTTPIKLDGKPDEAAWQKAEWSQDFTDIEGDKQPAPAMRTRLKMLWDQDHLYILAELEDANIWATLHQHDTIIYHDNDFEIFVDPDGDTHQYFELEINPFNTVMDLFMPKPYRENGDALMNWDAQGMRTATHIDGTLNKPGDKDKKWTVEMSIPFSAFGFFNQHIRIKDSTMWRINFSRVEWDTDIVNGKYVKRKDKTTGKPLPEHNWVWSPQGIINMHAPEKWGYLFFVQKPVGSTPVKIAIPSIEEAKENLWEVYHQQNAYRQSHGRYATSLSDLGLTETTFTAYGITYTLSMEAISGQFTATISDKTGMHKASIDQEGKVTTQKH
- a CDS encoding family 10 glycosylhydrolase; protein product: MNKRNFLKSVGIGSVAMMGAGLPAIVKAEKTDAADATATKIKHRVWINPDEKDTDADIRQRYAAYKKAGIGDIMFEADSERHFRIAKENGIKAHRWIWTMNRGEKELLASHPEWYAQNRKGESCATHPPYVGYYRWLCPSKPETVNYLKEQAEAALSKDYVDGLHLDYVRYCDVILPVNLWSNYGIDQSKELPEYDFCYCETCRTKYKDLYGKDPLELQHPDQSPSWRKFRYDRITNVVTNLADVAKKHKKPISAAVFPTPEIAKRIVRQDWTNWPLNAVCPMIYHGFYQEGVGWIGDAVAEGIRGLDGRFPLYAGLYLPDFNGNMADLEKGIRLAIQHGASGVSLFGGVTPEVLQALQKATV
- a CDS encoding TIM-barrel domain-containing protein; translated protein: MNRLVWIAMVVLTTLPGSRALFAQNGVVNAGDVKQVRIGKGQVNLTTTNAYVQISIYNDSVIRVRMDRQPLGDDFSYAVIALPSPGSATIKATNDQINITTTLIQARISKRPFSISFYTPDGQPINEEENGLTTSWVDNTVTAYRKMQPEERFIGLGEKNGPLDRAGTAYTNWNSDVFGYRTDQDPLYSTIPFYIGIHHGLDYGIFLDNTYQSDFNFGASNNRFSSFAARGGEMNYYFIHAPSVAGIIQAYTGLTGRIHMPPLWSLGYQQNRYSYYPDQEVLRIAQTLREKKIPADGITLDIHYMDAYKLFTWDKNRFPDPAGMISKLKQQGFQLTVINDPGIKVERDYEAYENGVQENVFIKYVDGQLYSGQVWPGWCHFSDFTSEKGRNWWKQQLKSYVDVGVAGFWNDMNEIATWGQKMPDNVLFDFDGHGTTHRQAHNVYGLEMVRASYEGARAAMNKRPFILTRAGYAGLQRYSAIWTGDNRAEDDHMLAGVRIMNSLGISGVPFTGMDIGGFTGNAGVGLYTRWMQLGAFLPYFRNHTAVNTKSAEPWAFGEEALEVSRNYINLRYRLLPYIYCVFYEAMETGMPVMRSLAINYTQDARVYDNRFQQQFQLGNAFMIAPFESNQQYGEIYFPPGGWYDLYTDEPIAGGQIRINKLGMHELPVYVKAGSIIPMQSLVQTTAERPNDTLYLHVYKGDTANAIIYYEDDGQTYDYENGGYYKRTIRYDHQLILDKATGSYTSKFSNIKMILHGFGSLQQVKVNGGVQPIQSSGISFLSPISRFDPQGGYATTAVCQVQALSIKNSADRIVVEF